Part of the Zingiber officinale cultivar Zhangliang chromosome 6A, Zo_v1.1, whole genome shotgun sequence genome, TATTAATGCAACCATGTTAACTTGTATTGACAAATATTGACCAAAGATACAATATCTATATTACAATAGTTATGAACTATAATTACtacaatattattaatattaattataattaaaatgttcatATTATATAGTTATGAACTATAGCTATTACAATATAATTTATTTGTATTGATGTTAGCAGATTTAAACAAGATGTCATGTGGAAAGTATTCCTATAAACAGGacagcctttttttttttttttttttttttcctattaaaTTTATCTTCTCTAGTAGAAGAATTATATGATTGCAGGTAACCTTGTATATATCAAAAAGGAATTGGCGTAAGTTTCCAAGCCTTTCAGATAGTCACAACCAACGATGAGaaaaaaacaaattaagtgaaaaagaaggggaaagaaaaataaagagaatactaacatgaagaaaacaaaaaatgaaacCAAACCAATTGAATCCGTCGATCGATCTTATCAGTCTAACTGCATTAGCTTCTTCTGTACATTGGTTCAGTCGCAAAGGCATTAATCAAGATTAGCTACTAACAATTAGAAAAGGGAGAAAGAGATCGCACCCGCACGCCTACGAGGTGTTCGATCAATTGGCGACGAGGGTGACGCCGAGGAACTCGGCAGCGGACTTGGCCATGACGGCGGCGAACTCCTGGAAGCTGATGACGCCGTCTCCGTCGGTGTCGGCCTGGCGCATCATATCGGTGAGCTCGAAGAAGGTGAGGGGCTGGCCCATGCGGGCCATGGAGCGGGCGAGCTCAGCCGCGGAAATGAAGCCGTTGCCATCGCGGTCGAAGGAGCGGAAGACCTCGAGGAGCTGCTCCTGGTCGAGAAGGACCTGATCTGTCATGGCGGGGGCGAGCGCAGCGGCGAGCTCGTCGAACTCGACGGATCCGTTGCCGTTGGCGTCCATGTTGGCGAGGAGGGAGTGGATCTGGTCGCCGCTGGGCTTGAGGCCGAGCGAGCGGAGGAGGGCGGCGAGCTCCAGCTGCTTGAGGCTGCCGTCGCCGTCCATGTCGAAGCGGTCGAAGATGTCGCGCAGCTGCTTCATCTGCTCGCCTTGCATCGGGAGGGCCATCGATCGGCGGCGACGGTGGACGCGTAGGAACTAGGAAGCGGTCAAGGTGTTCGACAGAGAGGCTGAGAGAGGTTCGGGAAAGGGGAAAAAGGGCACGACGGGTGGCAGTCCTTTATTGATTTTTAGGTCAAAACGGAGAACGCGTCTTGGACTTGGATCGGGACTGACCCGGCTTTAAGGgcaaatttcattttttatttttttaattgacacgGATATTTAACTTATAGTCATTAATTTTGAAGGTGAGTCCTAAATTAAAAAAACTGATTATACTCATCCTAATAATATTCATAGTGGTAAACGTATCAAATGAAGCTACGAAGAAAAATATAAGGTTTGAATTTAGCTCGAATTAATtatattcgagtttgtgtttgattcgaagtttaaaaattaaaatttttagctCAGATTTGATTTGAATCAGAGCTTGGGTTTAAATTCGGTTTGAAAGCTATTCAAATTTTTACTCAAcaataaatacttaaaaaatttaaaatttatttatttaatatataattatattatattaataaatattaagattCACGAGCAACTTATGAATTAAAtaatttaggtttaaattcgatttgaaaaaaaaaattcagatttttttGAATTCGACTTAAATTCGATAAGTTCGaatatgaattaaatatttatcgTGACGGGTTAAAAACTAGCGAACCGGTTCGGTTCATTTATAATTCATATCAgctttcttaaaaataaaatttattttaaaaaaatatttacattagataccttatttatttttaaaatttagatttaataaataagatttctctaaatttaagaaataaaatttattccttaaatattaaaatattatttagtttagaaaggaaaaaaataaaaggaatataTTAGGTAATAAAAAATAGATATATAATgtatagtaaaaaataattatctaacttaaataaaataaattatttactttaaattttaaaaatattataaaaaattaatataatactcTGAATACCTCACAAttcttattatgaaaaaaaaaatttatctagATGTGAAATTTAATTCTTAAATGCTTGATAAATTGTTCCTGTTGcacaaatttaatttttgaacctACGTAATTAAATATTCTACGACTCTTTCAAAAGGACGAtgacacataaaaaaaaataatacataaaaaaaaagtcaaaaacaccGACAACTAAAAAGGAATAAATTAAAACTAGTAGCGTAAGATGTGATGGAGCCCGCAAGATcttgattttattattattatttttttcttaatccAGGGCTTTCGGCTGAGTTCCTCTTATAATTCGAATGCTAACCGACATCTGGGTTCGGGAGAATCTGAACCGCACATCAGCACCTTGCGCGCATCATGGCGGCACAAAGCACGAATCTTGATGTTCCGCCCGCGCGGCATCCTTAAATCCATGGCGTTGGCTTCTCTCTCGAATTGGAACCCGGAGGCTCAAACCCCCTGCTCAAGTATCACCAGCCCTCGTCCGCGGTCGAAGGATTGAATTATCGAGGCGAATCGATTTGGTCGCGAATCTCCTTTTGCTGGGAAGTTGTCGCCGATCACGAGCAAGCAAAAACCCCGAACTCTTTCTTGATTTTGTGGTTCTCGCTCCTTGTTGGGTAAAATGAGAGGGTTTAAAGATGATATGGATGCTGCACACGATCGGTGAGCTACGTTAGATTGGGTTTTTGCTtgtgtttctttctttctttcgtttttttttcttttatcggtgcgtgaggttttgtttctaaaaagggaaaaaaatgtgggtgtttttcttgaagaGAACCCAAGCGATGCCGCAATAGCATTAATGAGAAACCAGATTCCAGATATGCCAAAAAGTATTTGATGGTTCTGGCACACAGTCTCGAAGTCGAGGAGTATCAGAAATTCCTCAAGATTATGTTGGATTTCCGAGATAAAAGGTTTATTCCTGATTTCTGTTTCATCATGTATTCGTCAATTTATTGTTGATCTTTGTTtctcaaaggaaaagaaaagaaaatatacaTCTTGATGCTTATTGCAGGAACAATCAGGTTGAGTGTGTCAAAAAGGTGAAAACGTTGCTTCAAGGGAAACCTGACTTGTTTCTGGGCTTCCAAGACTTCTTGCCAAAGAGTCTTGATGCAAAAGATCGTCGCACCTGTGATAAAATGCCAGACTGCTGGGATGCCttaaattttattcgtaaaataAAGGTAATCCTTGGTTTGTACTATAATTGGCGCACATTGGACTTAATTGCCTATTTGTTTACTGGTTTTGGTAGTGCAGAATCGCTTCTCTGATAATGATCACAACTACAGTTGTTTTTTGGAGCTCCTGAACATGTATCATACTCGTCGCATGTCCATCAATGAAGTATATCAAGAGGTCCTTCAGTTTTACTTCCACCATTTTCTAGAGAAGATTGCTTATTTCTATAACTCTCTTAAAACAATATTTTCATACAGGTAATGATACTTTTTCAAGACCATGATGATTTGGTTGAAGAGTTCAATTATTTCTTGTTCAATTGTTCAAAAGGGGTATCTTTTAGCCATGAGTCATCTCAAGGTCTTATCGGGCAAACAAGTACAGATGATTCTGGAGGTAAAAAGGTATACATTTTGAAAAAGGTTTGAGTTGGACTAGTTGATAAAGAAACCATGAATTTGAAGTTTTAACATATTTTCCCCTTGTAGATGTTTCAAATAAAAAGCTATACTCATTTGCAAGATCTAGAACACATTGAAAGAACGAAACAAATTCAGAGAAGTGATGAGATCTCCAAAGGATATCCATTCAGTAACACGTGCATACAACATGAAACAAATTTGAACAGTTCAATGTTGCACAGTGATGAAGAAGGTAGTTAAGATTTTACAGTTCTATATCATTTAGCATGTGTTTGGTAAAAGGTAATCTTGCTGGATTACTAGTAACTTTGCAAATGCTAATCTTTCCCACATTTTGCCTTTTCTGATGAGATTTGGATATTTTTATAAGGGTTGGTAATATATGCCATTCCCTCTTGGTAATCTTACAATGACGCTTTGTGACAAAATTTGCATATTCAATAAAAATCTATTTTGAGTCAATTTACTCCAACTATtgacataaaaaataattattctatCTCAATGAATCAATTTACTTTGATGCTTTTATTTCGTTgccattttaaatttttatgcgCTAGCTGTGTTCATTAGGTGTTATAACAAACTACTGTGTTAGGTATTATTTCATAGGATAATTGATTCATCGTTCCTGGTAATTTTTAGTTATAGATAACGTGTCAATGTAAGAATGTCAGCAACTTTATAGCATTTTTGTATGTATGTGTTTTTGGTCAACATAactatttgttttttttcatAATTCTACATGAATCTTTATTTTCTACAAGGTTACTTGATAATGTACAAAATGCCATTATGAGGTTTTGTACTTtgcaatttatcaaaattaacttgGCAATTGACAAACCATCCATATATAATAGGATGTTTATGTCTTTATTATTTAGATGAGTAACTGCGTATTCATTATATCAGTTTACttatgaaataatttttgaagtgtTATTATTGAGTTTACACTATCATAAaaccatttttcttaaaaaaaaggcTTCTATATGTTCTGAAATTTTAGATTTTAGCAGAGTTTGTCTGAACATTTACATTTGCTAAATATATACATatactttaaattttataaactatAGTTGCTTTAGTGCATTGTATGGTAATTTTAAGTAGTCACCAGGACATTTGAAATAGTGACTCAATAATCATGTCAAACTTGTTTGCTAAAAGGCTTATTAAGCTTGAGCAAATTTCAAGCTCAATTAAACATAATGTTGTGCTTATAAAGTTAGCTGAAACTCATTTTAATAATTGAATTAATATTACTTTTTTTTAATATgttgtttgataatctagaattTTAGATTGTGCGGAATATCAAAAAAGTGT contains:
- the LOC121994086 gene encoding probable calcium-binding protein CML14, with protein sequence MALPMQGEQMKQLRDIFDRFDMDGDGSLKQLELAALLRSLGLKPSGDQIHSLLANMDANGNGSVEFDELAAALAPAMTDQVLLDQEQLLEVFRSFDRDGNGFISAAELARSMARMGQPLTFFELTDMMRQADTDGDGVISFQEFAAVMAKSAAEFLGVTLVAN